Within Scomber japonicus isolate fScoJap1 chromosome 18, fScoJap1.pri, whole genome shotgun sequence, the genomic segment TTTGAATGTATATTATGTCCCATTCCTGTATTTTGAGTTGAAATAGAAATgtacagatgggtgacaaagaaaaaaatggaatgaatttttctgttttgctgtGGGGGATTTTTGCTGGCACTAGTCCACTTGTCCCTTTAGAGGGAATAGTGACTGCAAATCAAtactccagtagagttcagagactcaATGTCAAAATGCATTGAAGTTGTTTTGGCAGCATGTGGTGATCCAACACCTTATTAAGACACTTTATCTTGTTtgttcctttaatttgtccccAATCTGTATTGCATGCTGCTTTGTTCTTGTgacttttattaaaatatacacTTACACTTCTTCAGACCAGATTTCAAGCGGTGCTCTCCACAATGGTCCACCCTGGAGAAAGACCAGTATTGAAGCAAAGAACATTAATTTTCCATATGCATTTACACATGTTAATATACCTGAATTTGACACAGTGATAGGGGAACGGTATGTAATCTTTCAGCCTTGTTTCAGCTATTATagccatacctgagagtgtccagtctccactGTGGATCCTGCAATCCAGCAGAAAGCAGGGTCACCCcagagtctcctggatgattgaagctcaggtccagctctctcaggtgggaggggttggagttcagagctgagaccagagaagcacagccttcctctgcgACCTGACAGCCTGATAGACtacggagacagagagagagaaagttgtATTTTCTCACACTACAAAATttgtttttgccattttttaTCCCAACTTTTCATAATTTATGAAACAAATTCAGGAATTTTGACCTTAGAGTTTCCAGTCTACAGTGTGGACTTGTCAGTCCAGTGGAAATCAGCTTCacccctgaatcctgcaggtcatTGTTGCTCAGGTCCAGTTCTGCCAGACTGGAGGACTGTGAGCttagagctgaggccagaggtTCACAGCTTATCCAGGACAGTTTGCACAAATTCAGCcttaaaacatgaatgaaagaacagaaagaacatatgaaaatgttgacTTTTTAATCTAAATGTCATTGTTGTATTACATAATGTAATTTCATGTCATTGTTATGAATTATATAATTTCTAATAATGATAGCATTAATCTGAAAGGCATAATATACtagttttactttaatttgaGATATTATGACTGGGGATATTATTTTGCTGCTCTAATACCATGAGGGCATGCAGTcgtaagtttttttttaatttgacaccATAGATCAAGAATTGATGTATAACAGTAAAGCTGTCAGCTGACATAAAATGCAACTTCCTCACAGTAATCTTGTCACTCATGTGAAGCAGCAAGGGAACCACAAATCAATGTACATTATGAATTCTACACTGTAGTTCAGACTAAGTGGATTGTGTTCAAATTGATTTGAACATATAAGTTAATATATTGAACTAATTTTAGTTTAAATTTGTTCAAATTTAATGTTTTGGAAAAAGTCACAGCCCTTGTTTGTGGTGGTTCCATCTGGGCTCTCTAAGGCTTTATCAATAGCAATCCGATGGACCTCTGTTGCAGATGATTTGCTGGAAAACATCCCCAGACTTTTTGAAGTTGGTTTGGATTCAGCCATCACATTCTTGTTGCTGTTAATGAGTGACAGCTCCACATAAaaagcagccagaaactcctgaatgctCAGATGGACAAAACTGAACATCCTACCCTTATCCTTGTCCTTCTTCCTCAAGTGCTCTTTCTTAAAGATCTGTGTGAACACCCCAGAGCacacagacgcttcactgaaaTCAATACCACTCTCTTTTAGGTCTTtctcatagaagatcaggttccTTTTCTCAAGCTGTTCAAAAGCCAGTTTCGCAAGTGACTGGATGTACTGAATGCTCTTTTTTGTGCCGtacttcttttttgtttgtttgatctGAAATGCCAGGAATTCagtgtacatctcagtcagggtcttgggcagctctcctctctcattggttttcaacacatcctccagaactgttgcagtgatccagcagaagactgggatgtggcacataaTATGGAGGCTttgtgatgtcttgatgtgggagatgattcGGCTGGCGTGCTCATCATgactgaatctcttcctgaagtactcctcttTCTGAGGGTCAGTGAAACCTCTCACTTCTGATACCATGTCAACAAACTCAAGAgagatctgattggctgctgcaggtcgtgtggttatccagagacGAGCAGAAGGAAGCAGAGTCCCTTTAATGAGGGTCATAAGCAGTTCTTCTACCCCAGTTGACTTTGTCAAATcgactgtgtgtttttctttggcAGTGAAGTCTAGTTGAAGGCGGTTTTCATCAAGTCCatccaacacaaacaaaagtttAAATTTACTCTTGTCATAGTTAGTGTTCCCTGACTCCTGCAGTGttgtgaaaatgtaattaagAGCCTCTTCTTTGATGTCTTTGGTTTCACTGATGCATTTGTGAATTAGCTTCGCGAGACAAAACTTTCTTCCGTTCAGTAAATTCATTTGGCGGAAAGCGAGTGGGAATATGAGATGTACATCTTGATTGTTTTGTCTCTCAGCCCAGTCAAAGATGAACTTGTGCACAAGGAATGTTTTGCCAATTCCTGCGATCCCATTGGTTAGCACTGTTCTTATGGGTCTGTATTTTCCAGAAGGGTGTTTGAAGATATCACAGGGTTTGATTGATGTTTCTGTTCCCACTGGATTTCTTGATGCCATCTCAATCTGCCTGACCTCATGTTGCCGGTTAATTGTCATGTTGTTTCCATCTGTGATGTAAAGCGGTGTATAAATATCTTCCAGAAGTTTTTTATCCTCCGTATCTGACGGTCCATCTTGCACACATATAAACCGGTTCTGAAGATTAGATTGGAGTATTTGTTGGTATGACGTGATTGGCCGTGGAGGCTTTGGTACTGGCACCATCAAATCTGTGTCGAACAAAGTGACATAAGAGACAAGGCAGCCTGTGGATAAATGTATTAAGATTCAGACAGTTTCATAAATGACTAACCCTTACATGCAAGATGAACCCAACCCTCTTAAAAGCATTTGGTACACTGGAAAAAAGTGGACTTTGTCCACTGAACCTTCTGCTCCATGTAAAAGACTAAAGATGGTGGCagacaaaaacatcagataTGTGTGGAGCAATGACTAGAGTGTAACGTTCCTTAAATTCATACATGAAACTAACCAGAGGCGGTTCTGGCTggttttgcgccctgggcggaccgactatcGGCGCCCCTCCCTACAAATCCTTCATAACAcaaaaattaagataaataaatgaaatatagtatgtatgtaaacaccaaagtaaattacacacatccgtcatcatacaaatgaataaaataaaataaacaccctttttacaactggcattaaaatgttttctgggtgattagatgctatcagggagtgcttcaccacatgaaagtgcaggtgtaaagttatttatttatttatttattgcattttccaataacttacatgtagctataacgggtctgtattaattttataaatatattattatttatttggaagcagcagtttgtgttgtgtggcctgggctcataatcatcacaggtcagtctatcccccgcccccctccccccttgcttttcctctgagagtgagactcactcacaacctgctcacagcctctgcagtcgcaagttgaccccccccccccccccccctttgccttttcttctgacacacacaacctgtatacatgactctcagcagcaagttgacgtgatagtaggggcgcctcatcgcccaatgcaccaacttgatgtggaaatgagcggtattagtctagaaaactggcgatttttttttgagggcgcgcttttctttttttgaggacggacttttttttttttttttctttcttttttttgagagcgctcgtgcgcccccaagtagattgcgccctgggcggttgcccacattgcccatagcaaaaaccgccactgaaACTAACATAAATAGCATGTTTCCtacattgtttttttactaATGGAGGTCTGACTGACGTCTCTTTTAATTACATCATCTTGTTGCACCATCTTCCTCTGCAATGGTTTAATCGCACTGATCTGCATAATTGTATCACCAACTGTCAGCTTGGTAAGCCTGAGTTTGACAGAGAAGTTTGAACCTCACGATATTAACTCACCATAAAGTCGGCGTGCTTAACAGATCGTCAGTTTCAGAAAGTTTCAAAAATTATTGGACACATGCCCCCCAATTCCGCCATCAGAAAGATAGTTTCAGATAGTTACACTGATTCAACAAAGTCTTTGTTTTGAGGTATATTTGACATCGGGCCTTAAGTTGTTAATAACCAACCCACTGAATATACCTCAATTGCTCTCTTCCACAATATGGCCTTAATGTGCACAATAATAGCCAAAAATAACCAGTCATGCTACTTTATAAAGACACATGGAAAATTACGAGAACATATCAGTTTGTCTTCGCACAAAGCTGCAATGATATGGACTGCCCATATAGTCAAATAACGAAATCAGTCCTTAATCATTATAACGAATGTACTAAGTGGACAATGGCTACAGCAAAAACATGGTTCATCAAACAAAACCTTTACCTTCAGTCTGACTGTCCGCAGAGACAAGGTGAGGAAGGGTGGCCGCCACATCAACTACTGCAacaatgaaagagaaagaacaagacaAGAATGTTTACAAAAGCTTCAACATAAGTAAACTGATCAAAAacaattttacttttaatttccCATGAGGTAATACCTCTTGGTGCTGAGGTGATGTCTGGTAATTGCTGCACTAGATCATTTCTGTTGATCTTTATGAAAAGCTTCCTTGTCACTTCCAGAGCTCCGTTAAGGCCGTAGAACTGCACCATCTGAACAACTGtgtcctgcctgtctgtcttctcCATCCTGGTGGCAGGGATGGCTGGGTAGACTTCAAGATGTGGGATGATTGTGTGCATGATGTCTGCTTGCTGGAGGATCCATTTCAACTGCTTAAATTCCTCCTCCCTCAAATCCTCCAGAGTTCACCAGAGCCTCTCCTTAAGTGAGGTCATTGTCACTTCCCAGTGAATTCAGAGGACATATTTAACCTAATAGACAATTGTGCATGAGTAAATTAGAGAGAATAAGACACATTATGCAAGGTGAGTGAACTAAGTTTTGTGATTACTCTGCTCCTTGTACTTCCTAATTTCCACATTTCCTCAGGAACATTAGAACACAGTGCAAGTTCTTTCTGTTCCTCATTTTGCTTCTCTTTGTTGCCAGTAACTGGAGTGTGCCATCTGATATCAACCACAGcagaaattaaaggaaaaatacaaataaactatCAAAAAGATTATTCTACCATGGAACATatcaattaaacaaaaaagtcaaaatctggagtatgtgtttatgttcaaatgaaacatttacattccAACAATGTAAAAGTGACAAGTGCTGAATCACTGGAAATTAGTCTTAAAAACCTACAGTACATTTAACATCATACACCTTATCCTGCATTTCTATGAAATTGTGGCTACAAGAAAATACATCACCTTGCTTGATTTTACCTCAACTGAGGTTCATGCACAGTCAAAATCCAATACTAGACTCTTCAGGGAGCTATAGCCAGCACCGGACACATCATGAAAcctagaataaaaataaatatctgaTTTATCCCCATCTTTCCCGTTGCCCTCAAAGAGTGACAGGTCTAGGTTTAGAGATGAGCTACAGTACATGAACAAAAGCTTTACAGTAGGGATTTAGTCTTCATGTCCCAAATGAAGAGCTGTATTCTCAAATGGATGCAGCAAACATTTTTGCAGTTTTCCAAGAATACAGAttttcaaaatataaataatataaacaaaatattaataattttctgcacatagaaaatacaatattttctaataaaagtttaaaaaaaaatacataccaTCTTTACAGAACTTTTCTCCATAAGTCTCTTGACGATGATGATCTGTGGTTAGGTTAGGTCAGGGTAAAACAAATACTGCACTCTGCGCTGTCAGTTTCACAACAGCAGAAGTTTAATAAAGGGAACGAAACTCAGCATTGCACCAAACCAAACGCCTTACTTAAATAGGCAGGCTGTAAAGAAGCATATTCCTGGATTTCGTTAATACTATTTTTGCAgatgttcatgtttatttccTGCATGTTTTGACAGACAGATGAGTTTTAAACCAGTATTTGGCCACTTGGGAGCAGCAAAAACAAGTTGTGGACGCAACACTGACACATAGTATCATAACACACTAAGTTGATATGCTAAGTGTTTTTAGCTGCTACCACGCCCTCATAAATGTACTATTCAAGTAGAAAAACAATTGTAAAACATATCTAGATCAGCtatgtaatataatgtgttGCACCCCAACTTTTTCAGACTGGAGTGAAGACCTGACCTGCATAAGAGTTAGAAAAGTTCAGGAAAGTTCCTCACCTGAATGACTTTTCTCTTAAACTTGCCCCCTTAGTTATTGTTGCTAAGCCTGTCCATTTCCACATGCCATGCACACTGTTTACAACGATAACAGTGGCATTACCATCCAAAATTGTTATCATTCTTATCATCATATCATTTTGGATCCTTGATTTAAGATAGTGGTAGACAAAATCTGACTTATAATGTTTACTGTTGAGGCTGTTAATTTTGTTAGCTAAAATAACTGTTGCTAATGCTAACAGATTTTATCACCTGTAGCTGCGTAGCTTACATACTTAGACAAGCAAGACAGAGGCTTATACATATACactttattgtttgtattttcagtCAGCAGATTTCACATTTAATGCTTCAACAGAAAGGCGTACCAAACATCTGACATTCATGGATGTTTTTTGGGCTTTGTCCTGAGGATTTACCCAAATGTTCAGCAAATGTAACAATATCTTGTATAAAAAGTTGTGGTGTGGttgaatttaaaacataaactaaACATAAACTTCTCTGAACTCAATATAGTAAGACAGAACGACTGATGTTAGCCTTAACTCTGTTATGGTAGCAACCAGAACGGGCCTCCACATTATGGAGAAATAATATACAGTGTATGTCCTAGTAATGAAcg encodes:
- the LOC128378717 gene encoding NACHT, LRR and PYD domains-containing protein 3-like — encoded protein: MHTIIPHLEVYPAIPATRMEKTDRQDTVVQMVQFYGLNGALEVTRKLFIKINRNDLVQQLPDITSAPRVVDVAATLPHLVSADSQTEDLMVPVPKPPRPITSYQQILQSNLQNRFICVQDGPSDTEDKKLLEDIYTPLYITDGNNMTINRQHEVRQIEMASRNPVGTETSIKPCDIFKHPSGKYRPIRTVLTNGIAGIGKTFLVHKFIFDWAERQNNQDVHLIFPLAFRQMNLLNGRKFCLAKLIHKCISETKDIKEEALNYIFTTLQESGNTNYDKSKFKLLFVLDGLDENRLQLDFTAKEKHTVDLTKSTGVEELLMTLIKGTLLPSARLWITTRPAAANQISLEFVDMVSEVRGFTDPQKEEYFRKRFSHDEHASRIISHIKTSQSLHIMCHIPVFCWITATVLEDVLKTNERGELPKTLTEMYTEFLAFQIKQTKKKYGTKKSIQYIQSLAKLAFEQLEKRNLIFYEKDLKESGIDFSEASVCSGVFTQIFKKEHLRKKDKDKGRMFSFVHLSIQEFLAAFYVELSLINSNKNVMAESKPTSKSLGMFSSKSSATEVHRIAIDKALESPDGTTTNKGFNIFICSFCSFIHVLRLNLCKLSWISCEPLASALSSQSSSLAELDLSNNDLQDSGVKLISTGLTSPHCRLETLSLSGCQVAEEGCASLVSALNSNPSHLRELDLSFNHPGDSGVTLLSAGLQDPQWRLDTLRVDHCGEHRLKSGLKKYACELTLDPNTAHRGLILSDKNRTVTRPYPDHPERFDGWCQLLCREGLTSRCYWEVEWNGRIFVAVTYRESSRSGDTVNRCLGWNEKSWTLKCSDEGYNTLYSKAITNMLFQPLDTKRVSVYLDWPAGTLSFYSVSSDTLIQLYTFYAHFTEPLYPSFRIGLGSSMTLCQMDEEELPPV